In Chloracidobacterium sp., the following proteins share a genomic window:
- a CDS encoding carboxypeptidase regulatory-like domain-containing protein: protein MRYSLAAQAMLLVLVGLFWSGADLAQAELGERSLVEPSGSARSGDWLGRAWWEPPDDAISYTGTTYSQNFDSLASAGSGVAWTNDSTLPGWFLYAQPAPGTAITTYNADSGTASGGSFYSYGSTGSSERALGGLGTGGTYFGSPSSGAIAGWIAFSATNDTGATINDVIIIFDGEQWRKSGDTVAQSMIFEYGIGSSFGSVGTWIAPGGNFDWASPVFTSGGAAVDGNAAGKVAGRGGTISSLGWDNGETLWIRWVERNDTGSDHALAIDEFSLSTPATPTPTPTPTPTPTPTPTPTPSPTPTPTPTPTPPPTTCLTPDNGLGTADLPTPCRYLGGPMEISSGLPPGTKILSAASLDTNTSIVRTPGGPLGGERDQFHSRLRLVMRGTGALAAYIKIQDIPGEVTIDNGPRVLGAPVQSFPTEMAGLQAQITGDPDFDLLRITAGSSFGMPSPGHTTLTQLPGGSWAVDSFFDITYRIDFVGKAGGPLSGMSGSTTGTIRMHQVRGPVAPTECQPLDNGGGTADLPAPCPYRGWPLSVIEGLPPGTTIQSDGFFDVFTGIVRTPGGPLGGEIEQFSSTLTMDMGGTGNLSGYHRQIPMQVQCEVHTGPRVPGAPVQSFPTDMFRCQGQLPTGDPDFDLLRITAGSGFGLPSPGHTTLTQLPGGHWNVDSFFDITYRIDFVGAPGGPVGGMSGSTTATIRMQQGIPFAPPAADLVVTKTDSADPVTEGDQFTYTIRVQNNGPDTATNVTVSDPLPLPLSFFDITYDLNIEAGDQLIQTIPGAPPTTGTILQPPPLPAGFFGPGSDPFSGQVFFGPGAVTSPTDDGNGTCLGPAGLGNGPNGKHEGTTSDPGCAPVLPLPDTIVRRSGDGHIPMPGGTDVVPIELVALELRSAQPITITYGSSPPELWDVKAVLPPGPQPVGSMTLNRMSVNGGTFSSTLPVQAKFVFTRAAPPGGPLECPIPTIFNQSGTFTSQGFTCTTPPPGLNGTVTCTGGRIPAGEYADIRITVTASPGSGGQTVTNSASASATESDPTPTNNIEDETTDILAPTPTPTPTPTPTPTPTPTPTPTPTPVAAYVGENAATDFVITNDVAPAGLSTGDTVTWNPDGTQHPLGTVTGLIFDYQAFATVQGGINAVTPGGTVYVEAGTYTENVVLNKSATLSGAQDNVDARTRPGTNEAIVTPASAARALELQTGSAGSVINGFTFSGGTLVGSSGLIESTSGPLNGLQMLNNRFTSFPGRAVNLNDSGTDITANQNLVEGSGNTTAVSGVFHLDTDTFHGFHFTNNTVRNADFTEGFFVDGNHNVGPSGMRNPSISGNLFHNNNVGVNLGTRAFGSFATPNAGTISNNTFSNNDFDGLQGGMQNVAITGNFFTGNERHGLALTSFGNTNPDRGAQNNTITGNCFTGNGLVVAGTSAGVSFSATQAAGTISTNQFNQNNLGGNNLGATYTGTETINAENNYWGSPTGPTHASNPGGIGDAVNGATVDLVPFLISPAVIAGCMLPPAPTPTPTPTPTPTPTPTPTPTPTPTPTPTPSPTCYPAPSGMVAWYKGENNASDATGLNNGTLQGGAGFAAGMVGQAFSLNGTSGYVEAPSSPTLDITGNEVTIDGWIYPAAAMTGEQWFFGKSQNGYIPYALQWETGTIVARANGVITTFVYAPPANTWTHLTLVYNGAVNPSTTIYVNGAVLTTSNTVSGVLSSTNAPFVIGAFGGDHQRFFNGRADEVEVFNRALTAAEVFGIYNAGSAGKCPLPTPTPTPTPPDPAPTAVGNSVDITAPGGVMHFFDVTYTDTGFNAGMNVSSLDGGDVRVTGPGGFDVPAAYFIVDNPTNGTPRTAQYGIIPPGGTWDFADNGTYQIVVQPTQVADIGPNFVATGTVETFTVNIPFVTPSPTPTPTPTPTPTPTPTPTPTPTPTPTPTPTPTPTPTPTPTPTPTPTPTPTPTPTPTPTPTPTPTPTPTPTPTPTPTPTPTPTPTPTPTPTPTPTPTPTPTPTPTPTPTPTPTPTPSPTPFITFGSLTYIEDESQTAVIEIVRTGDLSGTNTVTFSTSDGTATGGAACTSGIDYITVTGQVVTFNPMETLKLVNVTVCGDVIPEPNQTVNLHLTGPFTGREAEGHSYMPEAQNAVLNINDTASQFRNADPMCVTLAGTAAPYPSQLTVSNAPLALGSMRVTLYDLSYTVPDNIDALLVGPLGQKFVIMGDSGGALAIPTGNPVTLSFTDAGTGVLPNAGPLASGNFEPTTWESPVTNFPGAAPPGPYSEPGSTIGGTGTQTFFGNYGLTNANGTWNLYIRDDAGNPLHAPESISGCFAGGWGLEFFATTAAQASISGRVMTADGRPIRNATVTITGNSLSEPRVVQTGSFGYYSFDGLATGETYVVTVSQRRFIFQTPSRVVTLTDNIADLDFIAGPGPEVMDP from the coding sequence ATGAGATATTCATTAGCTGCACAAGCGATGTTGTTGGTGTTGGTTGGCCTTTTCTGGAGCGGAGCCGATCTCGCCCAGGCCGAGCTAGGCGAGCGCAGTCTTGTCGAACCCAGCGGGAGCGCGCGCTCGGGCGATTGGCTCGGAAGAGCATGGTGGGAGCCCCCCGATGACGCGATCAGCTATACCGGGACGACGTATTCGCAGAATTTTGATTCGCTTGCGTCGGCCGGCTCTGGAGTGGCGTGGACGAACGATTCGACATTACCCGGCTGGTTTCTCTATGCACAGCCCGCGCCGGGGACCGCTATAACGACATATAACGCAGACAGCGGCACCGCAAGCGGCGGCAGTTTCTACAGTTATGGAAGCACGGGCAGCAGTGAGCGTGCGCTCGGAGGCCTCGGGACGGGAGGCACGTATTTTGGTTCTCCATCGTCGGGTGCGATCGCGGGCTGGATCGCATTCTCTGCCACCAATGATACCGGGGCGACGATCAATGATGTGATTATTATCTTTGACGGAGAGCAATGGCGGAAGAGTGGAGATACTGTCGCCCAGTCGATGATATTCGAATATGGCATCGGCAGCAGCTTTGGAAGCGTTGGGACCTGGATAGCACCGGGCGGTAACTTTGACTGGGCTTCGCCGGTCTTTACGAGCGGAGGGGCGGCGGTCGATGGTAACGCCGCAGGAAAGGTAGCCGGCCGCGGCGGGACGATCTCGAGCCTTGGCTGGGACAACGGCGAGACGTTGTGGATCCGATGGGTCGAGCGAAACGATACCGGCAGCGATCACGCCCTGGCGATAGATGAATTCTCGCTATCGACGCCGGCAACTCCCACGCCCACGCCCACGCCCACACCAACACCTACACCAACTCCGACACCGACACCAAGCCCAACCCCAACCCCGACACCGACGCCAACGCCTCCACCGACGACGTGTTTGACGCCGGACAATGGTCTGGGGACCGCTGACCTTCCGACGCCATGCAGGTATCTTGGTGGGCCGATGGAAATATCGAGCGGGTTGCCGCCCGGCACAAAGATCCTTAGCGCGGCATCGCTTGACACAAACACGAGCATCGTCCGGACGCCGGGCGGCCCGTTAGGCGGCGAGCGGGATCAGTTCCATAGCAGGCTGCGGCTGGTCATGAGAGGAACCGGAGCTCTGGCCGCGTATATCAAGATCCAGGACATACCCGGCGAGGTGACCATTGACAATGGGCCGCGCGTCCTGGGTGCACCGGTCCAGTCGTTCCCGACCGAGATGGCGGGCCTGCAGGCGCAGATTACAGGCGATCCCGACTTTGACCTGCTGAGGATTACGGCGGGCAGCAGTTTTGGAATGCCGAGCCCGGGCCATACGACGCTGACGCAATTACCGGGCGGCAGTTGGGCCGTTGACAGCTTTTTTGACATCACATATCGCATCGATTTTGTCGGAAAGGCCGGTGGGCCGCTGAGCGGAATGTCAGGCTCGACGACGGGCACGATCCGCATGCATCAGGTCCGCGGGCCGGTCGCGCCAACGGAGTGCCAGCCGTTAGACAATGGCGGGGGCACGGCCGACCTGCCGGCACCGTGTCCGTACCGGGGATGGCCGTTGTCCGTTATCGAGGGGCTCCCGCCCGGCACGACGATACAAAGCGACGGGTTCTTTGACGTTTTCACGGGTATTGTTCGCACGCCCGGCGGCCCGCTGGGCGGTGAGATCGAGCAGTTTTCGAGCACACTGACGATGGACATGGGCGGGACCGGAAATCTGAGCGGATATCACCGGCAAATTCCAATGCAGGTCCAGTGCGAGGTCCACACCGGCCCGCGCGTGCCCGGCGCCCCTGTGCAGTCATTCCCGACCGATATGTTCAGATGCCAGGGACAGCTTCCGACGGGCGATCCGGACTTTGACCTGCTGCGCATTACTGCGGGTTCTGGCTTTGGCCTGCCGAGCCCGGGCCATACGACGTTGACTCAGCTGCCGGGCGGGCACTGGAACGTCGATAGTTTCTTTGACATCACTTATCGGATCGACTTTGTCGGCGCTCCTGGCGGGCCGGTTGGCGGGATGTCAGGCTCTACGACGGCGACGATCCGGATGCAGCAAGGCATACCGTTCGCTCCACCGGCCGCGGATCTGGTAGTGACAAAGACGGACTCGGCGGATCCGGTGACGGAGGGCGATCAGTTCACTTATACGATAAGGGTGCAGAATAATGGCCCTGACACGGCGACAAACGTGACCGTTTCGGACCCATTGCCGCTGCCGCTCTCGTTTTTTGATATTACGTATGACCTGAATATCGAGGCGGGTGACCAACTGATCCAGACGATACCGGGCGCGCCGCCTACAACAGGGACGATACTTCAGCCGCCGCCGCTGCCGGCGGGGTTCTTTGGGCCCGGATCCGACCCGTTCAGCGGACAGGTATTCTTCGGGCCGGGGGCGGTGACATCGCCGACGGACGATGGTAATGGCACGTGTCTCGGCCCGGCGGGGCTGGGCAACGGGCCGAATGGGAAACATGAGGGCACGACGTCCGATCCGGGCTGCGCCCCGGTGCTGCCACTGCCGGATACGATCGTCCGGCGATCGGGCGACGGACATATTCCGATGCCGGGCGGCACAGACGTGGTCCCGATCGAGCTTGTCGCGCTCGAACTGCGGAGCGCCCAGCCGATAACGATCACCTACGGCAGCTCACCCCCGGAACTGTGGGATGTCAAAGCGGTGCTGCCGCCGGGCCCACAGCCGGTCGGTTCGATGACCCTGAACCGGATGAGCGTGAATGGCGGCACGTTTAGCTCGACGCTTCCGGTTCAGGCTAAATTCGTATTTACACGGGCGGCTCCGCCCGGCGGCCCGCTGGAATGTCCGATCCCAACCATTTTTAATCAGTCGGGGACATTTACATCACAGGGCTTCACCTGCACGACGCCGCCGCCCGGCCTGAACGGGACCGTTACCTGCACCGGCGGACGGATACCGGCGGGCGAATACGCTGACATACGCATAACCGTGACGGCCTCGCCCGGCTCGGGCGGTCAGACGGTGACCAACAGCGCTTCGGCATCGGCAACCGAGTCAGACCCAACGCCGACTAACAACATTGAGGACGAGACGACCGATATCCTGGCCCCAACGCCGACGCCGACACCGACACCTACGCCGACGCCGACACCTACGCCGACGCCAACGCCGACGCCAACGCCGGTGGCCGCTTATGTAGGAGAGAATGCGGCGACGGACTTTGTGATCACCAATGATGTGGCACCGGCCGGGCTCTCCACAGGCGACACGGTCACATGGAACCCCGACGGCACGCAGCATCCGCTCGGAACGGTGACCGGGCTTATCTTCGACTATCAGGCATTCGCAACCGTCCAGGGCGGGATAAATGCCGTAACGCCGGGCGGAACGGTCTATGTCGAGGCGGGAACTTACACCGAGAATGTGGTACTGAACAAGAGCGCCACTTTGAGCGGTGCCCAGGACAACGTCGACGCCCGTACGCGACCGGGCACGAACGAAGCTATTGTCACGCCGGCAAGTGCCGCTCGTGCCCTTGAACTGCAGACAGGGTCGGCCGGATCTGTGATCAACGGCTTTACCTTCTCGGGCGGCACGCTTGTCGGGTCATCGGGCCTCATTGAATCAACTTCGGGGCCGCTCAACGGCCTCCAGATGCTGAACAACCGGTTCACGTCGTTCCCGGGCCGTGCGGTCAACCTGAATGACAGCGGGACCGATATAACGGCGAACCAGAACCTCGTCGAAGGCTCAGGCAACACGACAGCGGTCAGCGGCGTCTTCCATCTGGACACGGACACCTTCCACGGGTTCCATTTCACCAACAATACGGTGCGGAACGCCGACTTTACCGAAGGCTTCTTTGTTGACGGTAATCACAATGTGGGCCCGAGCGGGATGCGTAATCCGTCGATCAGCGGCAACCTGTTCCACAACAACAATGTCGGCGTTAATCTCGGGACCCGTGCCTTTGGCTCGTTTGCGACGCCTAACGCCGGCACGATCTCGAATAACACATTCAGCAACAACGACTTTGACGGCCTGCAGGGCGGCATGCAGAATGTGGCGATCACCGGCAACTTCTTTACCGGTAATGAACGCCACGGCTTGGCACTGACGAGCTTTGGCAATACGAACCCGGATCGCGGTGCTCAGAACAACACGATCACAGGCAACTGCTTTACGGGCAACGGCCTTGTGGTGGCCGGTACAAGCGCCGGGGTCTCGTTCAGTGCGACTCAGGCGGCGGGGACGATCTCGACCAATCAGTTCAACCAGAACAATCTCGGCGGCAACAATCTTGGTGCGACCTACACCGGCACTGAGACGATCAATGCCGAGAACAATTACTGGGGATCGCCGACAGGCCCGACCCATGCGAGCAATCCGGGCGGCATTGGTGATGCGGTCAATGGAGCAACGGTCGATCTCGTTCCGTTCCTCATTTCGCCGGCCGTGATAGCGGGCTGTATGCTGCCTCCGGCACCGACGCCGACACCAACTCCAACACCGACGCCAACGCCGACACCGACACCAACGCCGACACCGACGCCGACACCTACGCCGACGCCGTCGCCGACGTGTTATCCGGCACCGAGCGGGATGGTGGCGTGGTATAAGGGCGAGAACAACGCCAGCGACGCGACCGGCCTTAACAACGGCACGCTCCAAGGCGGAGCGGGCTTTGCGGCCGGCATGGTCGGCCAGGCGTTCAGCCTGAACGGGACGAGCGGCTATGTTGAGGCGCCGAGCAGCCCGACGCTCGATATAACCGGAAACGAAGTGACGATCGACGGCTGGATCTACCCGGCCGCGGCCATGACCGGCGAACAGTGGTTCTTCGGCAAGTCGCAGAACGGTTACATTCCGTACGCGCTCCAATGGGAAACAGGGACGATCGTTGCGCGGGCCAACGGCGTGATCACGACCTTTGTCTACGCCCCGCCCGCCAACACGTGGACGCATCTAACGCTTGTTTATAACGGTGCGGTCAACCCAAGCACAACGATCTATGTAAACGGCGCAGTGCTAACCACATCGAACACGGTATCGGGCGTATTATCGAGTACAAATGCCCCATTCGTGATAGGGGCCTTCGGCGGCGACCACCAGCGGTTCTTCAACGGAAGGGCCGATGAGGTTGAGGTCTTCAATCGTGCCCTTACGGCCGCCGAGGTCTTTGGCATATACAACGCCGGAAGCGCCGGCAAGTGCCCGCTGCCGACGCCGACTCCGACGCCGACACCGCCGGATCCTGCACCAACGGCGGTGGGGAATTCTGTGGACATCACTGCACCGGGCGGTGTGATGCACTTCTTTGACGTGACATACACGGACACGGGCTTTAATGCGGGGATGAATGTCTCTTCGCTCGACGGCGGTGACGTACGCGTAACGGGGCCGGGCGGCTTCGACGTGCCTGCGGCGTACTTTATCGTGGACAACCCGACAAACGGCACGCCAAGGACGGCCCAGTACGGGATCATCCCGCCGGGCGGGACGTGGGACTTTGCCGATAACGGGACGTATCAGATCGTGGTTCAGCCGACGCAGGTGGCAGACATCGGGCCAAACTTTGTAGCAACGGGCACTGTGGAGACATTCACGGTGAATATACCCTTCGTAACCCCAAGCCCGACGCCAACTCCAACTCCGACACCGACGCCGACACCAACGCCGACGCCGACACCTACACCTACGCCGACACCTACGCCGACGCCAACACCGACACCTACACCGACACCTACGCCGACGCCAACACCGACACCTACACCGACGCCAACACCGACGCCGACGCCGACGCCAACTCCAACACCGACGCCAACGCCGACACCGACGCCGACGCCGACGCCGACACCGACGCCGACGCCGACGCCGACGCCGACGCCGACGCCGACACCTACACCAACGCCGACGCCTACACCGACGCCGACACCGACGCCAACACCGACGCCGACACCAACGCCGACGCCTACACCGTCGCCTACGCCGTTCATTACATTCGGCTCTCTGACGTATATAGAGGACGAATCACAGACGGCCGTGATCGAGATAGTGAGAACGGGAGACCTGTCAGGCACAAATACAGTGACGTTCTCGACCTCTGACGGCACGGCAACCGGCGGAGCGGCCTGTACTTCGGGGATAGACTACATAACGGTCACGGGACAGGTAGTGACGTTCAACCCGATGGAGACGCTGAAGCTGGTAAATGTCACAGTGTGCGGCGATGTGATACCTGAGCCGAACCAGACGGTTAACCTGCATCTGACTGGGCCATTCACGGGCCGCGAGGCAGAGGGCCACTCTTACATGCCTGAGGCCCAGAACGCCGTTCTGAACATCAACGACACGGCGAGCCAGTTCCGCAATGCCGACCCGATGTGCGTAACGCTGGCCGGAACGGCCGCTCCGTATCCGTCACAACTCACCGTCTCGAATGCCCCGCTGGCCCTTGGGTCGATGCGTGTGACGCTGTATGACCTGTCATACACGGTGCCTGACAACATAGACGCCCTGCTGGTAGGCCCGCTGGGGCAGAAGTTCGTGATCATGGGCGATTCGGGCGGAGCACTGGCCATCCCGACGGGCAACCCCGTGACGCTCAGCTTTACGGATGCCGGTACGGGCGTGCTGCCAAATGCAGGGCCGCTTGCATCAGGGAACTTTGAACCGACAACGTGGGAGTCGCCTGTCACTAACTTCCCGGGAGCGGCACCACCGGGGCCGTACTCTGAGCCGGGCAGCACCATAGGCGGCACGGGCACACAGACGTTCTTTGGCAACTACGGCCTGACGAACGCCAATGGCACATGGAACCTCTACATCCGCGATGACGCTGGCAACCCGCTGCACGCACCTGAGTCCATATCAGGCTGCTTTGCGGGCGGCTGGGGCCTTGAGTTCTTTGCGACAACGGCCGCACAAGCCTCGATCTCAGGCCGCGTGATGACAGCCGACGGGCGGCCTATACGCAACGCAACGGTCACCATCACCGGCAATTCGCTCAGCGAACCGCGTGTGGTCCAGACCGGCTCATTCGGCTACTACTCATTCGACGGCCTTGCCACCGGCGAGACGTATGTTGTCACCGTCAGCCAACGCCGCTTCATCTTCCAAACCCCAAGCCGCGTTGTCACCCTCACAGACAACATCGCCGACCTCGACTTCATCGCCGGGCCCGGCCCGGAGGTGATGGACCCGTAA